The Alteriqipengyuania halimionae genome contains a region encoding:
- a CDS encoding winged helix-turn-helix transcriptional regulator: MPTVDLLVTSPPGFAAQDVAPDGFELRLGRLDRAVPGDGPVWIALDWELEGETGLDRCKALRADPRYVRAHIVMLLPENSLDDARAALAAGANDAMLAPLDPDKLREQMEKLLPQQAQSAHGGRLQYGPLLVDCDAIQARWNGTLLQLPLNEFRLLYFLGCNANRVLSRNELIAGLGKDDQPIDERTVDVWVARLRRALAQAGAEGVVRTVRPLGYVLDLD, translated from the coding sequence GTGCCGACCGTCGATTTACTGGTGACCTCGCCGCCCGGCTTCGCCGCACAGGACGTCGCGCCCGATGGCTTCGAGTTGCGGCTCGGCCGGCTCGATCGCGCTGTGCCGGGCGACGGCCCGGTCTGGATCGCGCTCGATTGGGAGCTCGAGGGAGAAACCGGCCTTGATCGCTGCAAGGCCCTGCGCGCCGATCCGCGGTATGTCCGCGCCCATATCGTCATGCTGCTGCCCGAAAATTCGCTCGACGATGCCCGCGCCGCACTGGCAGCTGGAGCGAACGACGCCATGCTTGCCCCGCTCGATCCGGACAAGCTGCGCGAACAGATGGAAAAGCTGCTCCCCCAACAGGCGCAATCCGCCCATGGCGGGCGTTTGCAATACGGTCCGCTGCTGGTCGATTGTGACGCGATCCAGGCGCGCTGGAACGGCACGCTGCTCCAGCTGCCGCTGAACGAGTTCCGCCTGCTCTATTTCCTTGGCTGCAACGCCAACCGGGTGTTGTCGCGCAACGAATTGATCGCGGGCCTCGGCAAGGACGACCAGCCGATCGACGAACGCACGGTCGACGTCTGGGTCGCGCGCCTGCGCCGGGCCTTGGCACAGGCCGGTGCCGAAGGCGTCGTGCGCACCGTCCGCCCGCTCGGCTACGTCCTCGACCTCGATTGA